Proteins co-encoded in one Methanosarcinales archaeon Met12 genomic window:
- the artA gene encoding archaeosortase A: protein MIIQNVLWISLGLLLVASIVRKRKFSFLIGALGWMFFAIHWALEPQHYLDIGDVFNAVLTFLVSIFCIFIAFFNIQAYSGRKLDRELDVLHTITFATVIGGTFYFLFSEIPILNSLLIEAVAGHTVFWLNFLGVPAVQYQRYFIGIYPDIPLVKMVLACTGIESMALFAGVTLGIGASIGRKFKAFVVSVPVIYALNIFRNMFVVVAIGYHWFGMDSYHIAHNVLAKIGSTIALFLIAYAVIRILPELTDVITGVVQMFRDIRGVS from the coding sequence TCCTCGTCGCGTCGATAGTACGCAAAAGAAAGTTTTCGTTCTTGATAGGTGCTCTCGGATGGATGTTTTTTGCCATACACTGGGCGCTGGAGCCGCAACATTACCTCGACATAGGAGATGTATTTAATGCTGTGTTGACGTTCCTCGTCTCCATTTTTTGCATATTTATAGCATTTTTCAACATTCAGGCATATAGTGGCAGGAAGTTGGACAGGGAGCTGGACGTGTTGCATACGATAACGTTTGCCACTGTGATTGGCGGGACCTTTTATTTCCTATTCTCCGAGATTCCGATATTGAACAGCTTGTTGATAGAAGCCGTGGCCGGTCATACGGTCTTCTGGTTGAACTTCCTAGGGGTTCCTGCAGTTCAATATCAGCGGTACTTTATTGGCATTTATCCAGATATCCCACTTGTGAAAATGGTCCTTGCGTGCACGGGAATAGAGAGCATGGCGCTGTTCGCCGGGGTGACCCTTGGAATTGGGGCATCCATTGGACGCAAATTCAAGGCATTTGTGGTCTCGGTGCCTGTTATATATGCATTGAACATATTCAGAAACATGTTCGTCGTGGTGGCGATCGGATATCATTGGTTTGGAATGGATAGTTATCACATAGCACACAACGTGCTCGCAAAAATTGGGTCGACCATCGCACTGTTCCTCATAGCATACGCAGTCATCCGCATCCTACCAGAGCTGACGGACGTAATCACGGGTGTTGTGCAAATGTTCAGAGACATTCGAGGCGTTAGTTAA
- a CDS encoding phosphatidylserine decarboxylase: MLARGSANWILVPLMMGVVAILFESYVVAAAFICLAAFFVVFFRDPERAPRGDGMVSPADGVVMHADKKVGIFMNIYDVHVNRAPLSGVVKRIEYRKGGCVPAFHKDSDRNEQNNITIETEYGDVKVTQIAGILARRIVCYVNEGDMVERGQRIGMIRFGSRVDVTIPDEFVVSVSPGDRVKAGESMIARRPK, from the coding sequence ATGTTAGCAAGAGGTTCGGCCAATTGGATTCTGGTACCCCTGATGATGGGGGTTGTCGCCATATTATTTGAGTCGTATGTGGTTGCGGCTGCTTTCATATGTTTGGCGGCCTTCTTCGTGGTCTTTTTCAGGGATCCTGAGCGCGCTCCTCGCGGAGATGGCATGGTCTCCCCCGCAGACGGAGTGGTGATGCATGCCGATAAAAAAGTAGGCATATTTATGAATATTTACGATGTCCATGTCAACAGGGCACCCCTATCAGGGGTCGTGAAGAGGATTGAATATCGAAAAGGGGGGTGTGTCCCGGCATTTCATAAAGATTCCGATAGAAATGAGCAGAATAATATCACGATAGAGACTGAATACGGTGACGTGAAAGTAACTCAAATTGCAGGCATTCTTGCAAGAAGAATTGTTTGTTATGTGAACGAAGGGGACATGGTAGAGAGGGGGCAAAGAATTGGCATGATCCGATTTGGGTCGCGGGTCGATGTGACAATTCCCGATGAATTTGTTGTCAGCGTGAGCCCTGGCGATCGTGTGAAGGCAGGGGAATCGATGATAGCGAGGAGACCAAAATGA
- the pssA gene encoding CDP-diacylglycerol--serine O-phosphatidyltransferase encodes MNGSRLGNIAHMIRLPDMVTIANALLGFTAILMVAIGELSNAAILILVAALADGLDGALARRGEPSVFGLNLDSLADSISFGMAPAVMGYFLIGSFPIAFILPAMYLMCGILRLARFNVSRDDEFVGLPITAAGVCVALLALVAVDSLILVGAYMILSVLMVSRIGYPKVRNFKILIPVGIVVIIGIILGYIIGLGVVSCFSWPLLVIIGGYLISPLIKEVYHVFR; translated from the coding sequence ATGAATGGGAGTAGATTGGGGAACATAGCGCATATGATCAGACTACCTGACATGGTGACGATCGCAAATGCGCTACTTGGATTTACAGCTATCTTGATGGTGGCGATTGGGGAGCTGAGCAATGCCGCAATATTGATTTTGGTCGCTGCGCTGGCAGATGGTCTGGATGGTGCGCTCGCTAGAAGGGGCGAACCCAGTGTATTCGGTCTGAATCTTGACTCACTTGCGGACTCGATCTCGTTCGGCATGGCTCCTGCTGTGATGGGTTACTTTTTGATTGGAAGTTTTCCCATCGCTTTTATTCTGCCTGCGATGTACCTGATGTGCGGAATCCTGCGGCTGGCGAGATTCAACGTGTCTCGGGATGATGAATTTGTGGGACTGCCAATCACTGCGGCAGGCGTCTGCGTTGCATTGTTGGCCCTTGTCGCCGTCGATTCCCTGATTTTAGTTGGTGCATATATGATTTTATCGGTGCTGATGGTCAGCAGAATCGGTTACCCAAAGGTCCGAAACTTTAAAATTCTGATACCAGTTGGAATAGTTGTCATCATTGGCATCATCCTCGGTTATATAATTGGGTTAGGGGTCGTATCCTGCTTCAGCTGGCCCTTGCTCGTAATAATCGGCGGGTATCTCATCAGCCCATTAATAAAGGAGGTTTACCATGTCTTCAGATAG
- a CDS encoding dihydroneopterin aldolase family protein, which translates to MSSDRERALLEVGIKLGALYHQYIGAPLNPDTLSGLERTIEESVSLQPYVQDVRVSIDAEMVRKNLNEFEYCELEGKMLDVRVEVQYKSARVVGRIRYDKERDYPMMFVEE; encoded by the coding sequence ATGTCTTCAGATAGGGAGAGGGCATTACTGGAGGTTGGCATCAAATTGGGCGCATTATACCATCAATACATAGGGGCGCCTCTAAATCCTGATACGTTAAGCGGTCTGGAGCGCACAATCGAAGAGAGCGTCTCTCTCCAGCCATATGTGCAAGACGTCCGGGTGTCGATAGATGCGGAAATGGTGCGGAAAAATCTTAACGAATTTGAATATTGCGAATTAGAGGGTAAAATGCTCGATGTTAGAGTCGAGGTGCAATATAAATCTGCAAGAGTTGTGGGGCGAATAAGATATGACAAAGAGCGCGATTACCCGATGATGTTTGTGGAAGAGTGA
- a CDS encoding DNA methyltransferase: MNTKKLPFLQSQILEHICLKISDKAEPNINELSELTGYPTDSKILLNAIHSLIEKGFIEDGGNFNFKVPQSRKSFFEETIQRIKNQETKYNEDLINQIDKKTSWQLPLFQEYHSISDLNRDGVVHHWYDYLEDFPYTLLEDSIKKYGLKKGDLVLDPFCGSGTTLVSSNLFQLNAIGIDANPLMCLVSDVKTTWDIDTKRHL; this comes from the coding sequence ATGAACACAAAAAAATTACCGTTCCTGCAGTCCCAAATATTGGAACATATATGCCTCAAGATATCTGATAAGGCAGAACCCAATATTAATGAACTATCGGAATTAACTGGTTATCCCACAGATAGTAAAATTTTACTAAACGCAATCCATTCACTAATCGAAAAGGGCTTCATTGAAGATGGGGGCAATTTTAATTTTAAGGTTCCACAGAGTAGAAAATCTTTTTTCGAAGAAACGATACAAAGGATTAAAAATCAAGAAACTAAATATAATGAAGATTTGATTAATCAGATTGATAAAAAGACTTCCTGGCAATTACCACTTTTTCAGGAGTACCATTCTATAAGCGATTTAAACCGAGATGGTGTCGTCCATCATTGGTATGATTATTTGGAGGATTTCCCATATACTCTTTTAGAGGACAGTATTAAAAAGTATGGTTTAAAAAAAGGAGATTTGGTTTTAGACCCTTTTTGTGGAAGTGGAACTACTTTGGTTTCAAGCAATTTATTTCAGCTAAATGCAATCGGTATAGACGCTAATCCTTTAATGTGTCTTGTTTCTGATGTCAAAACAACTTGGGATATAGACACTAAAAGACACTTATAA
- a CDS encoding NotI family restriction endonuclease, with translation MDDVQKLKKTMIKGSTKLIYKEDNWNEYVKKFKAVQEVAKQIGEALSDKNWGFDYPRMVREYFGGMYICLEEFYKVMKKGSYNLQVVGDQTYKNIIIPVGEIFVEMAKDIGYSDAHIELFRTRRSTTHDIPLPAEIFGYPVQNKSKEAKQVRKRHLCPFSNKDRCSKQSRLLTYPMGICSTWWPNNSPIAICPKRLLQDKTIFINAANHVFGDTDNVLLFSEVKLKRIGTFDFVLVKHKPISDEIEDFMQDKDITKNSYAFGMNTYNTIKLSFIQMLNKGQVFEVWNKKIIWAVQKYVYKNMVGRFGLQGMKLNKSDANLFFIYDIDYHPNPDKYQLTVEDIKSSTIEDLMKAFRGADLPKIDDFMKVLHQKLRLNLGIKI, from the coding sequence ATGGATGATGTCCAAAAGCTAAAAAAGACAATGATAAAAGGAAGTACAAAGTTAATTTATAAGGAAGATAACTGGAATGAATACGTAAAGAAGTTCAAAGCAGTTCAGGAAGTAGCAAAACAAATAGGAGAAGCGTTATCAGATAAAAATTGGGGATTTGATTATCCAAGAATGGTAAGAGAATATTTCGGAGGAATGTATATCTGCCTGGAGGAATTTTATAAAGTTATGAAAAAGGGCAGCTATAATTTGCAGGTTGTAGGAGATCAAACATATAAGAATATTATTATCCCTGTGGGTGAAATCTTTGTCGAGATGGCTAAAGATATAGGCTATTCCGATGCGCATATTGAGTTATTTAGAACGAGAAGGAGCACAACGCATGATATACCACTACCAGCAGAAATATTTGGCTATCCTGTCCAAAATAAATCAAAAGAGGCAAAACAAGTAAGAAAAAGGCATCTATGCCCATTTAGCAATAAAGATAGATGCTCCAAACAGAGTCGCTTATTGACCTATCCTATGGGAATTTGTTCTACTTGGTGGCCAAACAATAGTCCTATAGCTATTTGCCCAAAGAGACTTTTACAAGATAAGACCATTTTTATTAATGCCGCAAATCATGTTTTTGGGGATACAGATAATGTTTTATTATTTTCAGAAGTAAAACTTAAAAGAATAGGCACTTTTGATTTTGTTCTGGTGAAACATAAGCCAATTAGTGATGAGATAGAAGATTTTATGCAGGATAAGGATATAACAAAAAATTCCTATGCCTTTGGCATGAATACTTACAATACAATTAAACTGTCATTTATCCAGATGCTAAACAAAGGGCAAGTTTTCGAAGTCTGGAATAAAAAGATTATCTGGGCGGTTCAAAAATATGTTTATAAAAATATGGTAGGCAGATTCGGACTACAAGGCATGAAACTTAACAAAAGTGATGCGAATTTATTTTTCATCTATGATATTGACTATCATCCCAATCCTGATAAATATCAACTTACAGTAGAGGATATCAAGTCTTCGACAATAGAGGACCTAATGAAAGCATTTCGAGGAGCAGATTTGCCCAAAATAGATGACTTCATGAAAGTATTACATCAGAAATTACGATTAAATCTGGGGATAAAGATATGA